From a region of the Eretmochelys imbricata isolate rEreImb1 chromosome 6, rEreImb1.hap1, whole genome shotgun sequence genome:
- the LOC144266115 gene encoding myb/SANT-like DNA-binding domain-containing protein 7, with protein sequence MQSSSAQVTMMESQNCQRAPAWTEREVRDLIAVWGEESVLSELRSSFRNAKTFVKMSQGMKDRGHNRDPKQCRVKLKELRQAYQKTREANSRSGSEPQTCRFYDELHAILGGSATTTPAVLLDSFNGDGGNTEAGFEDEDVDDEVVDSSQQASGEIGFPDSQELFLTLNLEPVRPEPIQGCLLDPAGGEGTSAACVSMITGSSPSQRLVKLRKKKKTHSR encoded by the exons atgcagagctcatcagcacaggtgaccatgatggagtcccagaattgccaaagagctccagcatggaccgaacgggaggtacgggatctgatcgctgtttggggagaggaatccgtgctatcagaactccgttccagttttcgaaatgccaaaacctttgtcaaaatgtcccagggcatgaaggacagaggccataacagggacccgaagcagtgccgcgtgaaactgaaggagctgaggcaagcctaccagaaaaccagagaggcgaacagccgctccgggtcagagccccaaacatgccgcttctatgatgagctgcatgccattttagggggttcagccaccactaccccagccgtgttgcttgactccttcaatggagatggaggcaatacggaagcaggttttgaggACGAAGATGTTGATGATGAGGtggtagatagctcacagcaagcaagcggagaaatcggttttcccgacagccaggaactgtttctcaccctgaacctggagccagtacgccccgaacccatccaaggctgcctcctggacccagcaggcggagaagggacctctg ctgcatgtgtttcaatgatcacaggatcttctccttcccagaggctagtgaagcttagaaagaaaaaaaaaacgcactcgcgatga